A stretch of Tripterygium wilfordii isolate XIE 37 chromosome 11, ASM1340144v1, whole genome shotgun sequence DNA encodes these proteins:
- the LOC120009567 gene encoding uncharacterized WD repeat-containing protein C2A9.03-like isoform X2: protein MLRNLLWATSKHDVYLMQNFSVMHWSSILRRGEEVLNVAKPIIPTLKQPGLLSQPPSLSRVQISTMAVRGNLMVAGGFQGELICKYVNQPGVAFCCKITTDENAITNAVDVFHNSNGALRVMTANNDAQVRIFDTAKFACANCFSFEWSVNNASVSPDGKLLAVLGDSADCLIADAQSGKVTGNLKGHLDYCFSSAWHPDGRILATGSQDTTCRLWDIRNLSKSFAVLKGNMGAIRALKFTSDGRFLAMAEPADFVHVFDTEAGYVKSQEIDLFGEIAGISFSPDAEALFVGVADRTYGSLLEFKRKHHNQYLDSIF from the exons ATG CTGCGGAATCTTTTATGGGCTACATCAAAGCATGATGTCTACCTCATGCAAAACTTCTCTGTGATGCATTGGTCCTCCATACTTAGGAGAGGCGAAGAAGTACTCAATGTGGCTAAACCAATCATTCCCACACTG AAACAGCCTGGTTTGTTGTCCCAACCCCCTTCACTTTCCAGAGTACAGATAAGCACCATGGCTGTCAGAGGGAATCTAATGGTGGCTGGTGGTTTCCAGGGAGAGCTTATCTGCAAGTATGTGAATCAGCCAGGAGTTGCATTCTGTTGTAAGATAACTACGGATGAAAATGCCATAACAAATGCTGTAGATGTGTTCCACAACTCCAACGGTGCATTGAGGGTTATGACTGCAAACAACGATGCTCAAGTCAGGATCTTTGATACTGCGAAATTTGCTTGTGCAAATTGTTTCTCATTTGAATGGTCAGTGAACAATGCTTCTGTTAGCCCCGACGGAAAACTGCTTGCAGTGCTTGGTGACAGTGCAGACTGCTTGATTGCCGATGCCCAGTCTGGAAAAGTTACTGGGAACCTTAAGGGGCACTTGGACTATTGTTTTTCTTCAGCTTGGCACCCAGATGGCAGAATTTTGGCAACTGGAAGTCAAGACACAACATGTAGATTATGGGACATAAGGAATTTGTCCAAATCATTTGCTGTGTTGAAGGGTAATATGGGGGCAATTAGAGCTTTGAAGTTCACCTCTGATGGCAGATTTTTGGCCATGGCTGAGCCTGCCGACTTCGTTCATGTCTTTGATACAGAAGCTGGGTATGTCAAGTCCCAGGAGATTGATCTGTTTGGGGAGATTGCTGGGATATCATTCAGCCCTGATGCGGAGGCTCTATTTGTTGGTGTTGCCGACCGCACTTATGGTAGTTTGTTAGAGTTTAAGAGGAAGCACCACAACCAGTATTTGGACTCTATATTTTAA